From Amycolatopsis sp. WQ 127309:
CAGATCACGGCCATACCGGCCGGTTTCCCTGATCTGTCCAGTGTTTTCCGGGAGTGTCATGTTCCGACGCGCCTCGTTACGGCGGTTCGCTGTGCTCTTTTCCGCCGGGCTTTTGCTGGCCGGCTGCAACCAGGCGGGCGGAAGCGGTTCCGCGGGTGGCGACGTCGAGAAACCGGCCATCCGGGTCGCCATCTTCACCGCCGTCGACCTCGCGACCCTGTGGCTGGCCCAGCAAGGCGGCTACTTCAAGGCCGAAGGCCTCGACGTGCAGACCGACCTCGCCGCCAGCGGTCAGGAATCGCTGACGCGCATGACGAAGGGCCAGGACGACATCGCGTTGTCCACGTACACGTTGTTCTTCCTGGCGAAGAGCAGTGGCTCCGCCGACGTCCGGCTGGTGGCCGACGCGACTTCGGCGAGCCCGCTCAGCAACGAGGTCGTCACCGTGCCGAACTCGCCGGTGAAGACCGTGAACGACCTGGGCGGCAAGCGGATCGCGATCAGCTCGAAGAACGCCGCGTCGGACATCCTGACCCGGTCGGTGATGCGCGACCACGGCATCGACTTCAGCAAGGTGCAGTGGGTCCCGATGCCGCTGCCGGAGATGGGCGCCGCGCTGGCCCAGGGCAAGGTCGACGCCGCGTACCAGCCGGAGCCGTTCCTCACCCAGGCCGCCAAGGTGGCCGGCGCGTACCCGGTCGTCGATGCCGCCAGCGGGAGCACCCAGTCGTTCCCGCTGACCGGGTTCGGCGCCACCGGCAAGTGGGTCCAGGAGCACCCCCGGACGATGGCGGCGTTCCAGCGCGCGATGCTCAAGGCCACCCGCGACTCGGTGGACCGCGGCCGGATCGAGCCGCTGGTCGTGCGCAACGCCAAGGTGGACCAGGACGTCGCGAGCCTGATGGTGATGCCCACGTTCGGCTCGACGCTGGACGCCCGCCGCATCCAGCGCGTGCCGGACCTGCTCCAGCAGCTGGGCATCATCCAGACGAAGGTCGACGCCTCGGAGATGATCGCGCCGCAGTCCAGTAGCGGCTGATCCCGGGGGTTTCCACCGCCGAAGGCGGGTGCGCACTCTGCGCACCCGCCTTCGGTCGTTTCGCGGACGTCGCCGCTTCCCGCCGAGGCCGTGCTTCGCGAAATTTTCGGACCGGCCCGGAAGATCCGGATGTTGCCGGTTCGCACCTTGACACGGCTGGCGCCGCGCCCCACCCTCTTCATACCGACCGCGCGGTACGGACTGGTCCACATGGTGAGAACTAGAGGGGTCATCGATGACACTTCCCGGCGAGGGCCTGCTCGTGGTCGACGGCCTCACCGTGCGTTTCGGTGGTCTCACCGCGCTGCGCGACGTCCGGCTGAGCGTCGACGAGGGCACGGTCGTCGGCGTCATCGGCCCCAACGGCGGCGGCAAGACGACGCTGTTCAACGTCATCTGTGGCTTCGTCCGCCCCCAGTCCGGGCGCGTCCTCTGGCGGGGGACGCCGCTGGTCCGGCACCGCCCCGAGCACCTCGCCGGGCTCGGGATCGTCCGCACGCTGCAGGGCCTCGGCCTCTTCGCCGGGCTGACCGTGCTGGAGAACGTGCTGGCCGGCGCGGGCCGCCACGCTCGCTCCGGCGTGCTCCCGGCCCTCGCCGGTGTCGGCCGCTCGGCCCGCGACGAGGCCGACCTCGCCGACCGGGCCCGGGCGACCCTGGCGGAGCTGGGCATCGCCGACCTCGCCGACCGCCTGCCCGGCGTGCTGCCCTACGGCGTGCGCAAGCGTGTCGCGCTGGCCCGCGCGCTGGTCGCCGAACCGGACCTGCTGCTGCTCGACGAACCGGCGAGCGGGCTCTCGGCCGCCGAGCTGGTCGAGCTCACGACGTTGATCCTGTCGCTGCGGCGGCACATGGCGGTGGTGCTCGTCGAGCACCACATGGACCTGGTGATGCAGGTCTGCGACCGCGTCGTGGTCCTCAACTTCGGCGAGGTGATCGCCGCGGGCACCCCGGCCGAGATCCAGGCCGACCCCCGCGTGGCCGAGGCCTACCTCGGCGACCCCGCCGAGGAGGCGACCGGTGCTTGAGGTGCAGGGCTTTTCCGTGGCGCACAACGCAGTCCCGAAAGGCGCGGCGGTTCGGCCGGGGCGTGGCCGGGTGCTCGACGGCCTGGCGGCCGGCCTGGCCGACCCCGGGTGGCCGCGAAGGGCCCCCGCGATCCGGCCGCGACGGCGTCCGCTGCTCGACGTCGACGCGCTCCCCGCCGAGGAGGCGACCGGTGCTTGAGATCGAAGGCCTTTCCGTGGCCTACGG
This genomic window contains:
- a CDS encoding ABC transporter substrate-binding protein → MFRRASLRRFAVLFSAGLLLAGCNQAGGSGSAGGDVEKPAIRVAIFTAVDLATLWLAQQGGYFKAEGLDVQTDLAASGQESLTRMTKGQDDIALSTYTLFFLAKSSGSADVRLVADATSASPLSNEVVTVPNSPVKTVNDLGGKRIAISSKNAASDILTRSVMRDHGIDFSKVQWVPMPLPEMGAALAQGKVDAAYQPEPFLTQAAKVAGAYPVVDAASGSTQSFPLTGFGATGKWVQEHPRTMAAFQRAMLKATRDSVDRGRIEPLVVRNAKVDQDVASLMVMPTFGSTLDARRIQRVPDLLQQLGIIQTKVDASEMIAPQSSSG
- a CDS encoding ABC transporter ATP-binding protein, which encodes MTLPGEGLLVVDGLTVRFGGLTALRDVRLSVDEGTVVGVIGPNGGGKTTLFNVICGFVRPQSGRVLWRGTPLVRHRPEHLAGLGIVRTLQGLGLFAGLTVLENVLAGAGRHARSGVLPALAGVGRSARDEADLADRARATLAELGIADLADRLPGVLPYGVRKRVALARALVAEPDLLLLDEPASGLSAAELVELTTLILSLRRHMAVVLVEHHMDLVMQVCDRVVVLNFGEVIAAGTPAEIQADPRVAEAYLGDPAEEATGA